Proteins found in one Aethina tumida isolate Nest 87 chromosome 1, icAetTumi1.1, whole genome shotgun sequence genomic segment:
- the LOC109599127 gene encoding AT-rich interactive domain-containing protein 4B isoform X2, which translates to MQVDDPPYLAVGTAVSAKYKGAFCEAKVHKLVKCVKCKVTFKSGLGTATVSDTDIKGSLRVGQVVQVKHPTNAKDYVEATITKMQDCSQYTVVFDDGDITTLRRTALCLKSGRHFNESETLDQLPLTNPEHFGNPVVGGRRGRRNRHLKEDSSEGEPEEENEPDLEGYSVDIGRVKMYEQTDKKRIKDSWFPGLVVIPSSTSTTGKINVKEEYLIRSFKDGRYYTVPKKETRDFHREEEIKSDSSQILTEAVHKALRYLDHNELPVHWERSSLFNTQTMDSDSEDILSDSSDDEPSEEKDLFVAQLYKFLDDSGTPLNKTPSISGKDIDLHRLFRIVHKLGGYNRVNNKTKWKSVTTVLKLPCNQNTFNQVKSVYKRCLLSYENFNRALGVTMLNHTRSTKKSGGRSLIRDKDRATPVNSPRPEKEDEFEKKEEPKPAPSETKNKRKSDVKKDDDKKKKENETSDTNSSSDATDQSESTGTSKDVRRPKRADVKGSSQKKGKSVAGEKVRALVDKFEEQQKKEADDKVQQQTRSKSNSKIKEPVTPEKKPELKTTKEPSVPKGTPSTKIKKSSDDDKKKASSSRKRNMDEKIDPESATIPNVNIGDKLKVYYGPTHESKVTYEAKVIQIGKDGTGTIYLVHYTGWNTRYDEWIAPGRIAENLSASSKAKRLKQGHTPSSKASTASSTNSSHKVAAKRGRGQSISGKSAEIPRSTTPSSVTSSSSRTKSPATPATRSASRSQVKLDKIRSTRRTSGQTDISNHSESESEASDSELEETTRTRTTSVKVEEPEVKTYKRKIIKPPSTPKVDKRKEKDDDDTEKEEDTTDKFIKRTRRIKKVSEKSADESDDDSGNPPKGRDFDLNQIRSELKGFSKPIPANEISEKDAISSSDDSTNLPPEKPEEETEDRREKSIEKTTDNSDDIYEFKEPEPFEFESRSKLTDEKNNKKRLVSRLFDDVEKSPKKKSPVKVEMKEDSPELDKKRFQQQKSPVKSQESDKEARRSEDPFDTLVQSPSYNYIKTSDKNISDIKPSAVRNLHATGMGELFNDLNDTVDDYSTGDMELSDSESQMPNIFSGSSTIFHESFSKPSPDPNTMDMDFSSGKTDECKKDSDDDDNIRAQVQRLINQSSSTDDDSNEPLVITRSTSSYQAKKREIDSKPLSTILGIPSTSSSAGVFKEKEEEMEMDPPLREPSPMDLEPAPLEEKPIMEQSVFVPIKPSPPIQISPALQETDSSLLESIVSSPVLAAKLDEPTIEFGVKKSSGSKIADSILQKFNSIKKMEGKSPKRESDEGDSKKDADSVKEEIKPKINLELKQKPTSDLNLDDIKPIKSLSDMKSKPLLDCKPSRPLMDFKPKMHEHKSKLNPIEVKVETKPKLEVKNNASPVPKMDNVIDVKKRRKNLSKQYIEESDTDSSDSEQLVIARSDEDSQSNSMENKADTKESDSNISQLPTTDDSQSQDPSVEERNFKFDNKAESSNIGEFAKEVELKEEPEPPKDEEPDQNFHSLLLCEETIPRSPAPVPEPQAVDDVKPAKPVLEMPFASAPGTSNCKSVSNMLLDQQQQQPKLVVSPKPQAAPVNIVVPVEREIVRENRGDASVVMDNTPPTTPESTISNLSPRGENGGLSPNAADNESCKSNDIDPDYSLHRRNSSNKVTAYSEEDTQMTSEAGGSKKRDEMPGSTKKRRRSCRTEDVPVKRGRKPLNRTRHNSDSDDTSEHSINSTNMGSFDISERTPRPTRYNFLVELDDSMDSVQRIAMLQQKMAELRKTYADVKAELAIVERRRKKIRRREREALKASKQEATST; encoded by the exons ATG CAAGTAGATGATCCCCCATATTTGGCAGTTGGCACAGCTGTGAGTGCAAAATACAAGGGGGCTTTCTGCGAAGCAAAAGTTCATAAATTAGTGAAATGTGTAAAGTGCAAG GTCACCTTCAAATCAGGCTTAGGAACTGCAACAGTATCTGATACTGACATTAAAGGTAGCCTCCGTGTTGGACAAGTGGTCCAGGTAAAACATCCCACCAATGCTAAGGATTATGTGGAAGCAACAATTACCAAAATGCAAGATTGCAGCCAATACACTGTTG TGTTTGATGATGGGGACATAACAACTTTGAGGAGGACAGCTTTGTGTTTGAAAAGTGGAAGGCATTTTAATGAAAGTGAAACTCTGGATCAACTTCCTTTAACAAATCCAGAGCATTTTGGCAATCCTGTGGTAGGAGGCAGACGTGGTCGGAGGAATAGACATTTGAA GGAGGACAGCAGCGAGGGAGAACCTGAAGAAGAAAATGAACCAGATCTTGAAGGCTATAGTGTCGATATTGGACGAGTTAAAATGTACGAGCAGACAGATAAGAAGAGAATTAAAGACAGTTGGTTCCCAGGTTTGGTCGTCATACCAAGTTCTACATCCACCAcaggaaaaataaatgttaaggAGGAGTACCTCATTAGATCTTTTAAAGATGGGAGATA CTATACGGTTCCCAAAAAGGAAACGCGTGATTTCCATAgagaagaagaaattaaaagtgATAGTTCACAAATACTTACCGAAGCGGTTCATAAAGCCTTGCGATATTTGGATCACAATGAGCTGCCTGTTCATTGGGAAAGAAGCTCCTTATTTAATACACAGACCATGGATAGTGATTCAGAAGATATTCTTTCAGAT AGCTCAGATGATGAACCATCAGAAGAAAAAGATTTGTTTGTTGCTCAGTTATACAAGTTTTTGGATGATTCTGGAACacctttaaataaaactcCTTCAATAAGTGGTAAAGACATAGATTTGCACAGGCTGTTCAGAATTGTTCACAAGTTGGGCGGATATAACCGAGTCAACAACAAAACTAAATGGAAATCTGTTACCACAGTCTTGAAGTTACCTTGCAATCAAAATACCTTTAATCAGGTTAAG aGTGTTTATAAGAGATGTTTGTTGAGTTACGAAAATTTTAATCGTGCTCTGGGTGTCACCATGCTTAATCACACAAGATCAACTAAGAAAAGTGGTGGTAGATCTCTTATAAGGGATAAGGATAGAGCAACACCTGTTAACAGTCCAAGGCCAGAAAAAGAGGATGAGTTTGAGAAAAAGGAGGAACCTAAACCAGCTCCCTCAGAgaccaaaaataaaaggaagaGTGATGTGAAGAAAGATGACGataaaaagaagaaagaaaACGAGACAAGTGATACTAACAGTAGCAGTGATGCAACTGATCAATCAGAGTCAACAGGAACTTCAAAGGATGTCAGAAGACCCAAAAGAGCTGATGTCAAAGGCAGTAGTCAAAAGAAAGGAAAATCAGTTGCAGGAGAAAAAGTTAGAGCTTTGGTGGATAAATTTGAAGAGCAACAAAAGAAGGAAGCAGATGATAAG gtACAGCAGCAAACAAGATCCAagtcaaattcaaaaattaaagaacCAGTAACACCTGAGAAAAAGCCAGAATTGAAAACCACCAAAGAACCTAGTGTTCCCAAGGGTACACCATctacaaaaattaagaagtcgtctgatgatgacaaGAAAAAGGCAAGTAGCAGCAGAAAACGTAATATGGATGAGAAAATCGATCCGGAGTCTGCAACTATACCAAACGTGAACATTGGGGACAAATTAAAAGTGTATTATGGTCCAACTCATGAAAGCAAAGTGACTTATGAAGCTAAAGTTATTCAAATTGGAAAAGATGGCACAGGCACCATTTACCTAGTACACTACACTGGATGGAACACAAGGTATGATGAGTGGATTGCACCAGGAAGGATTGCGGAGAATTTAAGTGCATCATCCAAAGCTAAAAGATTGAAACAAGGTCACACGCCTTCGTCGAAAGCTTCGACAGCTTCAAGTACAAATTCTTCACATAAAGTGGCAGCTAAAAGAGGCAGAGGACAATCAATCTCTGGAAAAAGTGCGGAAATACCAAGATCCACCACTCCATCTAGTGTTACGTCGTCAAGTAGTAGAACGAAGAGTCCTGCAACTCCTGCTACTAGATCCGCTAGTAGGTCACAAGTTAAACTTGACAAAATAAGAAGTACTCGCAGAACATCAGGTCAGACTGACATTTCTAATCATTCTGAGTCGGAGAGTGAAGCATCTGATAGTGAGCTAGAGGAAACAACTCGCACACGAACTACATCAGTAAAGGTAGAAGAACCCGAGGTTAAAActtacaaaagaaaaattataaagcctCCCTCTACCCCAAAGGTGGATAAACGGAAGGAAAAGGACGATGATGATACGGAAAAGGAGGAAGATACAActgataaattcattaaaagaaCAAGACGCATTAAGAAGGTGTCAGAAAAATCTGCTGATGAAAGCGATGACGACAGCGGAAATCCCCCTAAAGGAAGAGATTTTGATTTGAATCAAATAAGATCTGAATTAAAAGGTTTTTCAAAACCTATTCCTGCAAatgaaatttcagaaaaagACGCCATATCATCGTCGGACGATTCCACCAACTTACCACCTGAGAAGCCGGAAGAGGAAACGGAGGACAGGAGAGAAAAGTCCATTGAAAAAACCACAGACAATTCGGACgacatttatgaatttaaagaacctGAACCATTTGAGTTTGAGAGTAGGAGCAAACTTACTgatgaaaagaataataagaaACGATTGGTTTCGCGACTATTTGATGATGTGGAGAAGTCGCCCAAGAAAAAATCTCCCGTGAAAGTTGAAATGAAAGAAGATAGTCCGGAATTAGATAAGAAACGATTCCAACAACAAAAGAGTCCCGtaaaatctcaagaatctgATAAAGAAGCTAGAAGATCTGAAGATCCATTTGATACATTGGTTCAGTCTCCCtcatataattatatcaaaacttctgacaaaaatatatctgATATAAAGCCCAGTGCTGTTAGAAATTTGCATGCTACTGGAATGGGAGAACTGTTTAACGACTTAAATGATACTGTTGATGACTATAGTACTGGTGATATGGAATTATCAGACAGTGAATCTCAAATGCCAAACATATTTTCAGGGTCATCTACAATATTTCACGAGTCGTTTTCTAAACCATCTCCTGATCCAAACACAATGGATATGGACTTCTCCAGCGGTAAAACCGACGAATGTAAGAAAGATAGTGATGACGATGATAATATTAGAGCCCAGGTTCAGAGGTTGATCAATCAAAGTTCCTCAACTGATGATGATAGCAATGAACCGCTTGTGATAACACGTAGCACTTCGAGTTATCAAGCTAAGAAGCGAGAAATTGATTCCAAACCATTGTCAACAATTTTAGGCATTCCCTCCACGTCCAGTTCTGCAGGTGTGTTTAAAGAGAAAGAGGAAGAAATGGAAATGGATCCTCCATTACGAGAACCATCTCCAATGGATTTAGAACCAGCACCTTTGGAAGAAAAGCCCATCATGGAGCAGTCAGTTTTCGTGCCCATCAAACCGTCGCCACCCATACAAATTTCACCTGCGTTGCAAGAAACTGATAGTTCTTTATTAGAATCTATTGTCAGTTCTCCAGTTCTTGCTGCAAAATTGGATGAACCTACTATTGAGTTTGGTGTGAAGAAATCTAGCGGCTCTAAGATTGCTGATTCTATTCTTCAGAAATTTAACTCCATCAAGAAAATGGAGGGAAAAAGTCCGAAGAGAGAATCAGACGAAGGCGACTCCAAAAAGGATGCTGACTCTGTCAAGGAAGAAATAAAGCCCAAGATCAATCTTGAGCTGAAACAAAAACCAACAAGTGACCTGAATCTAGATGACATTAAACCCATAAAAAGCTTGAGTGACATGAAATCTAAGCCGTTGCTGGATTGCAAACCTTCGCGGCCTCTTATGGATTTTAAACCCAAAATGCATGAACATAAATCCAAGCTAAATCCCATTGAAGTTAAAGTGGAGACCAAACCAAAACTGGAGGTAAAGAACAATGCTTCACCAGTGCCGAAAATGGATAACGTGATTGATGTCAAGAAACGCCGGAAGAACTTGAGCAAGCAGTACATTGAGGAATCTGATACAGATAGTTCCGACTCCGAACAATTGGTGATTGCTCGGTCGGATGAAGATTCCCAAAGTAATTCAATGGAAAACAAAGCTGATACGAAAGAAAGTGATAGTAACATATCTCAGTTACCGACCACCGACGACTCCCAGTCGCAAG ATCCTTCAGTAGAAGAACGGAACTTCAAATTCGATAATAAAGCTGAGTCGTCCAATATCGGAGAATTTGCAAAAGAAGTGGAACTAAAGGAAGAACCGGAACCTCCCAAGGATGAAGAACCCGATCAAAATTTCCACTCGTTGCTACTTTGCGAGGAGACCATTCCAAGAAGTCCGGCACCTGTACCGGAACCTCAGGCTGTAGATGATGTGAAACCAGCCAAACCTGTCCTAGAGATGCCGTTTGCTAGTGCTCCAGGTACCAGTAATTGCAAAAGTGTCAGCAATATGCTTCTGGaccagcagcagcagcaaccGAAATTGGTTGTTTCGCCGAAACCTCAAGCGGCTCCTGTAAATATTGTAGTGCCTGTGGAAAGAGAAATCGTACGGGAGAACCGGGGCGATGCATCGGTGGTAATGGATAATACACCACCAACCACCCCTGAGAGTACTATTAGTAATCTTTCACCAAGGGG TGAAAATGGTGGTTTATCACCCAATGCTGCGGATAACGAAAGTTGCAAATCTAACGATATTGATCCCGACTATTCGCTACATAGAagaaattcttcaaataaagTAACAGCTTACAGTGAAGAAG acACTCAAATGACAAGTGAAGCTGGGGGATCCAAAAAAAGGGATGAGATGCCAGGTTCAACTAAAAAACGGAGGCGTTCCTGCAGAACGGAGGATGTACCCGTTAAACGCGGGAGGAAACCTCTGAATCGAACAAGGCACAATAGTGATAGTGATGATACCTCTGAACATTCAATAAATAGCACGAACATGGGATCGTTTGATATCTCTGAAAGAACACCGAGGCCCACTCGGTACAATTTCCTTGTAGAATTAG ATGACAGTATGGATAGTGTTCAACGGATAGCCATGCTGCAGCAAAAGATGGCCGAACTTCGCAAAACATACGCTGACGTTAAAGCTGAGCTGGCAATCGTCGAAAGACGAAGAAAAAAGATCAGGAGGAGAGAGAGAGAAG CACTGAAAGCATCAAAACAAGAGGCGACCAGTACCTGA
- the LOC109599127 gene encoding AT-rich interactive domain-containing protein 4B isoform X1, translating into MQVDDPPYLAVGTAVSAKYKGAFCEAKVHKLVKCVKCKVTFKSGLGTATVSDTDIKGSLRVGQVVQVKHPTNAKDYVEATITKMQDCSQYTVVFDDGDITTLRRTALCLKSGRHFNESETLDQLPLTNPEHFGNPVVGGRRGRRNRHLKEDSSEGEPEEENEPDLEGYSVDIGRVKMYEQTDKKRIKDSWFPGLVVIPSSTSTTGKINVKEEYLIRSFKDGRYYTVPKKETRDFHREEEIKSDSSQILTEAVHKALRYLDHNELPVHWERSSLFNTQTMDSDSEDILSDSSDDEPSEEKDLFVAQLYKFLDDSGTPLNKTPSISGKDIDLHRLFRIVHKLGGYNRVNNKTKWKSVTTVLKLPCNQNTFNQVKSVYKRCLLSYENFNRALGVTMLNHTRSTKKSGGRSLIRDKDRATPVNSPRPEKEDEFEKKEEPKPAPSETKNKRKSDVKKDDDKKKKENETSDTNSSSDATDQSESTGTSKDVRRPKRADVKGSSQKKGKSVAGEKVRALVDKFEEQQKKEADDKVQQQTRSKSNSKIKEPVTPEKKPELKTTKEPSVPKGTPSTKIKKSSDDDKKKASSSRKRNMDEKIDPESATIPNVNIGDKLKVYYGPTHESKVTYEAKVIQIGKDGTGTIYLVHYTGWNTRYDEWIAPGRIAENLSASSKAKRLKQGHTPSSKASTASSTNSSHKVAAKRGRGQSISGKSAEIPRSTTPSSVTSSSSRTKSPATPATRSASRSQVKLDKIRSTRRTSGQTDISNHSESESEASDSELEETTRTRTTSVKVEEPEVKTYKRKIIKPPSTPKVDKRKEKDDDDTEKEEDTTDKFIKRTRRIKKVSEKSADESDDDSGNPPKGRDFDLNQIRSELKGFSKPIPANEISEKDAISSSDDSTNLPPEKPEEETEDRREKSIEKTTDNSDDIYEFKEPEPFEFESRSKLTDEKNNKKRLVSRLFDDVEKSPKKKSPVKVEMKEDSPELDKKRFQQQKSPVKSQESDKEARRSEDPFDTLVQSPSYNYIKTSDKNISDIKPSAVRNLHATGMGELFNDLNDTVDDYSTGDMELSDSESQMPNIFSGSSTIFHESFSKPSPDPNTMDMDFSSGKTDECKKDSDDDDNIRAQVQRLINQSSSTDDDSNEPLVITRSTSSYQAKKREIDSKPLSTILGIPSTSSSAGVFKEKEEEMEMDPPLREPSPMDLEPAPLEEKPIMEQSVFVPIKPSPPIQISPALQETDSSLLESIVSSPVLAAKLDEPTIEFGVKKSSGSKIADSILQKFNSIKKMEGKSPKRESDEGDSKKDADSVKEEIKPKINLELKQKPTSDLNLDDIKPIKSLSDMKSKPLLDCKPSRPLMDFKPKMHEHKSKLNPIEVKVETKPKLEVKNNASPVPKMDNVIDVKKRRKNLSKQYIEESDTDSSDSEQLVIARSDEDSQSNSMENKADTKESDSNISQLPTTDDSQSQDPSVEERNFKFDNKAESSNIGEFAKEVELKEEPEPPKDEEPDQNFHSLLLCEETIPRSPAPVPEPQAVDDVKPAKPVLEMPFASAPGTSNCKSVSNMLLDQQQQQPKLVVSPKPQAAPVNIVVPVEREIVRENRGDASVVMDNTPPTTPESTISNLSPRGENGGLSPNAADNESCKSNDIDPDYSLHRRNSSNKVTAYSEEDTQMTSEAGGSKKRDEMPGSTKKRRRSCRTEDVPVKRGRKPLNRTRHNSDSDDTSEHSINSTNMGSFDISERTPRPTRYNFLVELDDSMDSVQRIAMLQQKMAELRKTYADVKAELAIVERRRKKIRRREREGKKYTKLRAKINDIIGHSPRADNRFEIGHSN; encoded by the exons ATG CAAGTAGATGATCCCCCATATTTGGCAGTTGGCACAGCTGTGAGTGCAAAATACAAGGGGGCTTTCTGCGAAGCAAAAGTTCATAAATTAGTGAAATGTGTAAAGTGCAAG GTCACCTTCAAATCAGGCTTAGGAACTGCAACAGTATCTGATACTGACATTAAAGGTAGCCTCCGTGTTGGACAAGTGGTCCAGGTAAAACATCCCACCAATGCTAAGGATTATGTGGAAGCAACAATTACCAAAATGCAAGATTGCAGCCAATACACTGTTG TGTTTGATGATGGGGACATAACAACTTTGAGGAGGACAGCTTTGTGTTTGAAAAGTGGAAGGCATTTTAATGAAAGTGAAACTCTGGATCAACTTCCTTTAACAAATCCAGAGCATTTTGGCAATCCTGTGGTAGGAGGCAGACGTGGTCGGAGGAATAGACATTTGAA GGAGGACAGCAGCGAGGGAGAACCTGAAGAAGAAAATGAACCAGATCTTGAAGGCTATAGTGTCGATATTGGACGAGTTAAAATGTACGAGCAGACAGATAAGAAGAGAATTAAAGACAGTTGGTTCCCAGGTTTGGTCGTCATACCAAGTTCTACATCCACCAcaggaaaaataaatgttaaggAGGAGTACCTCATTAGATCTTTTAAAGATGGGAGATA CTATACGGTTCCCAAAAAGGAAACGCGTGATTTCCATAgagaagaagaaattaaaagtgATAGTTCACAAATACTTACCGAAGCGGTTCATAAAGCCTTGCGATATTTGGATCACAATGAGCTGCCTGTTCATTGGGAAAGAAGCTCCTTATTTAATACACAGACCATGGATAGTGATTCAGAAGATATTCTTTCAGAT AGCTCAGATGATGAACCATCAGAAGAAAAAGATTTGTTTGTTGCTCAGTTATACAAGTTTTTGGATGATTCTGGAACacctttaaataaaactcCTTCAATAAGTGGTAAAGACATAGATTTGCACAGGCTGTTCAGAATTGTTCACAAGTTGGGCGGATATAACCGAGTCAACAACAAAACTAAATGGAAATCTGTTACCACAGTCTTGAAGTTACCTTGCAATCAAAATACCTTTAATCAGGTTAAG aGTGTTTATAAGAGATGTTTGTTGAGTTACGAAAATTTTAATCGTGCTCTGGGTGTCACCATGCTTAATCACACAAGATCAACTAAGAAAAGTGGTGGTAGATCTCTTATAAGGGATAAGGATAGAGCAACACCTGTTAACAGTCCAAGGCCAGAAAAAGAGGATGAGTTTGAGAAAAAGGAGGAACCTAAACCAGCTCCCTCAGAgaccaaaaataaaaggaagaGTGATGTGAAGAAAGATGACGataaaaagaagaaagaaaACGAGACAAGTGATACTAACAGTAGCAGTGATGCAACTGATCAATCAGAGTCAACAGGAACTTCAAAGGATGTCAGAAGACCCAAAAGAGCTGATGTCAAAGGCAGTAGTCAAAAGAAAGGAAAATCAGTTGCAGGAGAAAAAGTTAGAGCTTTGGTGGATAAATTTGAAGAGCAACAAAAGAAGGAAGCAGATGATAAG gtACAGCAGCAAACAAGATCCAagtcaaattcaaaaattaaagaacCAGTAACACCTGAGAAAAAGCCAGAATTGAAAACCACCAAAGAACCTAGTGTTCCCAAGGGTACACCATctacaaaaattaagaagtcgtctgatgatgacaaGAAAAAGGCAAGTAGCAGCAGAAAACGTAATATGGATGAGAAAATCGATCCGGAGTCTGCAACTATACCAAACGTGAACATTGGGGACAAATTAAAAGTGTATTATGGTCCAACTCATGAAAGCAAAGTGACTTATGAAGCTAAAGTTATTCAAATTGGAAAAGATGGCACAGGCACCATTTACCTAGTACACTACACTGGATGGAACACAAGGTATGATGAGTGGATTGCACCAGGAAGGATTGCGGAGAATTTAAGTGCATCATCCAAAGCTAAAAGATTGAAACAAGGTCACACGCCTTCGTCGAAAGCTTCGACAGCTTCAAGTACAAATTCTTCACATAAAGTGGCAGCTAAAAGAGGCAGAGGACAATCAATCTCTGGAAAAAGTGCGGAAATACCAAGATCCACCACTCCATCTAGTGTTACGTCGTCAAGTAGTAGAACGAAGAGTCCTGCAACTCCTGCTACTAGATCCGCTAGTAGGTCACAAGTTAAACTTGACAAAATAAGAAGTACTCGCAGAACATCAGGTCAGACTGACATTTCTAATCATTCTGAGTCGGAGAGTGAAGCATCTGATAGTGAGCTAGAGGAAACAACTCGCACACGAACTACATCAGTAAAGGTAGAAGAACCCGAGGTTAAAActtacaaaagaaaaattataaagcctCCCTCTACCCCAAAGGTGGATAAACGGAAGGAAAAGGACGATGATGATACGGAAAAGGAGGAAGATACAActgataaattcattaaaagaaCAAGACGCATTAAGAAGGTGTCAGAAAAATCTGCTGATGAAAGCGATGACGACAGCGGAAATCCCCCTAAAGGAAGAGATTTTGATTTGAATCAAATAAGATCTGAATTAAAAGGTTTTTCAAAACCTATTCCTGCAAatgaaatttcagaaaaagACGCCATATCATCGTCGGACGATTCCACCAACTTACCACCTGAGAAGCCGGAAGAGGAAACGGAGGACAGGAGAGAAAAGTCCATTGAAAAAACCACAGACAATTCGGACgacatttatgaatttaaagaacctGAACCATTTGAGTTTGAGAGTAGGAGCAAACTTACTgatgaaaagaataataagaaACGATTGGTTTCGCGACTATTTGATGATGTGGAGAAGTCGCCCAAGAAAAAATCTCCCGTGAAAGTTGAAATGAAAGAAGATAGTCCGGAATTAGATAAGAAACGATTCCAACAACAAAAGAGTCCCGtaaaatctcaagaatctgATAAAGAAGCTAGAAGATCTGAAGATCCATTTGATACATTGGTTCAGTCTCCCtcatataattatatcaaaacttctgacaaaaatatatctgATATAAAGCCCAGTGCTGTTAGAAATTTGCATGCTACTGGAATGGGAGAACTGTTTAACGACTTAAATGATACTGTTGATGACTATAGTACTGGTGATATGGAATTATCAGACAGTGAATCTCAAATGCCAAACATATTTTCAGGGTCATCTACAATATTTCACGAGTCGTTTTCTAAACCATCTCCTGATCCAAACACAATGGATATGGACTTCTCCAGCGGTAAAACCGACGAATGTAAGAAAGATAGTGATGACGATGATAATATTAGAGCCCAGGTTCAGAGGTTGATCAATCAAAGTTCCTCAACTGATGATGATAGCAATGAACCGCTTGTGATAACACGTAGCACTTCGAGTTATCAAGCTAAGAAGCGAGAAATTGATTCCAAACCATTGTCAACAATTTTAGGCATTCCCTCCACGTCCAGTTCTGCAGGTGTGTTTAAAGAGAAAGAGGAAGAAATGGAAATGGATCCTCCATTACGAGAACCATCTCCAATGGATTTAGAACCAGCACCTTTGGAAGAAAAGCCCATCATGGAGCAGTCAGTTTTCGTGCCCATCAAACCGTCGCCACCCATACAAATTTCACCTGCGTTGCAAGAAACTGATAGTTCTTTATTAGAATCTATTGTCAGTTCTCCAGTTCTTGCTGCAAAATTGGATGAACCTACTATTGAGTTTGGTGTGAAGAAATCTAGCGGCTCTAAGATTGCTGATTCTATTCTTCAGAAATTTAACTCCATCAAGAAAATGGAGGGAAAAAGTCCGAAGAGAGAATCAGACGAAGGCGACTCCAAAAAGGATGCTGACTCTGTCAAGGAAGAAATAAAGCCCAAGATCAATCTTGAGCTGAAACAAAAACCAACAAGTGACCTGAATCTAGATGACATTAAACCCATAAAAAGCTTGAGTGACATGAAATCTAAGCCGTTGCTGGATTGCAAACCTTCGCGGCCTCTTATGGATTTTAAACCCAAAATGCATGAACATAAATCCAAGCTAAATCCCATTGAAGTTAAAGTGGAGACCAAACCAAAACTGGAGGTAAAGAACAATGCTTCACCAGTGCCGAAAATGGATAACGTGATTGATGTCAAGAAACGCCGGAAGAACTTGAGCAAGCAGTACATTGAGGAATCTGATACAGATAGTTCCGACTCCGAACAATTGGTGATTGCTCGGTCGGATGAAGATTCCCAAAGTAATTCAATGGAAAACAAAGCTGATACGAAAGAAAGTGATAGTAACATATCTCAGTTACCGACCACCGACGACTCCCAGTCGCAAG ATCCTTCAGTAGAAGAACGGAACTTCAAATTCGATAATAAAGCTGAGTCGTCCAATATCGGAGAATTTGCAAAAGAAGTGGAACTAAAGGAAGAACCGGAACCTCCCAAGGATGAAGAACCCGATCAAAATTTCCACTCGTTGCTACTTTGCGAGGAGACCATTCCAAGAAGTCCGGCACCTGTACCGGAACCTCAGGCTGTAGATGATGTGAAACCAGCCAAACCTGTCCTAGAGATGCCGTTTGCTAGTGCTCCAGGTACCAGTAATTGCAAAAGTGTCAGCAATATGCTTCTGGaccagcagcagcagcaaccGAAATTGGTTGTTTCGCCGAAACCTCAAGCGGCTCCTGTAAATATTGTAGTGCCTGTGGAAAGAGAAATCGTACGGGAGAACCGGGGCGATGCATCGGTGGTAATGGATAATACACCACCAACCACCCCTGAGAGTACTATTAGTAATCTTTCACCAAGGGG TGAAAATGGTGGTTTATCACCCAATGCTGCGGATAACGAAAGTTGCAAATCTAACGATATTGATCCCGACTATTCGCTACATAGAagaaattcttcaaataaagTAACAGCTTACAGTGAAGAAG acACTCAAATGACAAGTGAAGCTGGGGGATCCAAAAAAAGGGATGAGATGCCAGGTTCAACTAAAAAACGGAGGCGTTCCTGCAGAACGGAGGATGTACCCGTTAAACGCGGGAGGAAACCTCTGAATCGAACAAGGCACAATAGTGATAGTGATGATACCTCTGAACATTCAATAAATAGCACGAACATGGGATCGTTTGATATCTCTGAAAGAACACCGAGGCCCACTCGGTACAATTTCCTTGTAGAATTAG ATGACAGTATGGATAGTGTTCAACGGATAGCCATGCTGCAGCAAAAGATGGCCGAACTTCGCAAAACATACGCTGACGTTAAAGCTGAGCTGGCAATCGTCGAAAGACGAAGAAAAAAGATCAGGAGGAGAGAGAGAGAAGGTAAGAAGTATACCAAGTTGAGGGCTAAGATAAACGACATTATTGGCCATTCACCTCGCGCTGATAATCGCTTTGAAATCGGACATTCAAACTGA